The nucleotide window ATGTGCCTGCCGGGGCCGTGCCCAAAGACGGCCCTTCGGCGGGGATCACCATCGCCTGCGCCATGATCTCCGCCCTTACCGGACGCAAAGCCTATAAGCGCGTGGCGATGACCGGGGAGATCACCCTGCGCGGCCGGGTGCTGCCGATTGGGGGGCTCAAAGAGAAGCTCCTCGCCGCCCAGCGCGTGGGGGTCACCCGCGTGCTCATCCCCCGCGATAATGAACCCGATCTACGCGACGTGCCCGAAGAGACCCGCGCCGCGCTGGAGATCGTTGCGGTGGAGCACATGGACCAGGTCCTGCCGCACGTGCTCTACCCCGCGGAGACGCCTGTCGCTGAAACGGTGTGAAACTATTTCGGATACTGGATTGCCGTATCTGGCGTCCCGAAGGAACCGGTAACAGGGCCGTGGAAAGTCGGTAGAATGGCGTTCCTCCTGACGTATTTACTGGTGAGGAGATTGACGGGAAGACCGATGGCGATCTATATTGTTCGACCCCGCAACGGGCTAGCTGTGCGCGCAGCAAACCTGATCGGCAGGGCTTTACCGAGCCGGCACGCCAGGCGCAGATCGCCGCAGTGCAGGAATTGCAGCAGCAGGACCCCGTTCAGCAAGAACTGCGGGCCTGGTTCGCGGAAGAACCGCAACGGGTGCGCTTCTACGGCCCTGTAACCGGCAACCGGATTGTTGATCTGGATCCGGAGGAGGTCGAACGTCTGCGCCAGGAGATCCCTGGCGACATGGTTGTCGCCAATCAACCGATCAGTGTCATTCATCCACGCCAGACCGCGGGGCGCAAGGTCAGCCTCGAGGAAGATGACTACTGGCATCTACGCGCGATCGGGCTCGAAGCGGCGCGTAGCAACGGGTTTCAAGGCAGCGGCCGCGACGTGCGCGTGCTGGTGCTTGATACCGGCATTGACGAGAGCCATCCCGAATTGCAGGGTAAAATCGAACAGGCATGGTTCTTCGACCCGGAGACGTTGCAGATCAGAGCGATTACGAGTTATGATAGTGATGGACATGGAACCCACGTGACCGGCCTGATCTGCGGCGATACCGTCGGGGTCGCCCCTGGAGCGCGGATCTGGAACGGTCTCATGCTGCCCCGGCGGCGAGGCACCATTGCGAGTTTCGTAACCGCTCTCGAATGGGCGGCGCAGCACGCGGAAGTCCAGATCGTCAACATCTCCGCTGGCATTCACGGGTACGTTGATGACCTGCACGACTCGATCGCCACGCTTTTGAGCGTAGGTGTCCTGGTGGTATGCGCAACGGGGAATGAGGGTGTCAATCAGACGCGCAGCCCGGGCAATTATGTGGAAGTGCTCTCCGTGGGCGCTACGACCCGGCAGGGACGGGTTGCCAGTTTCAGCAGCAGCGGCACCCTGGTGGTCAATAATCACCAGTACAGTGTTCCCGATGTGGTGGCGCCGGGAGCGGGGGTCTTTTCGAGCGTCATCGGGGGAGGATACGAAGCTTGGGACGGCACTTCGATGGCAACGGGAATCGTTTCCGGTCTCGCCGCGCTTATCCTCGAACGCTATCCAGCCATTCGCGTCCCCGACCTGCTCGATACAATCATGAGCACCAGCCTGGAACTCGAGCAGGTCGCCGTGCGGCAGGGATACGGGCTCGTGCAGGTGGTGGCAGCATTATGAAACTTACCGGGATCGATATGAGCAAGATTGATGTGCAGTTGAAAAAGGCGCTTCGCAACGCCAAACCCGATGATGTTTTCCGGGTGGTGATGACCTTGCAGCCAGCGACCGCGCTTGAGTCTGGCGTGCCAGAGTTTGAGCTTGACCCAACGCAGTTTGAGACGCGCGAGGAGTACCGACGGGAGTTGATCGCCGCGCGCCAGCGAAAAATGGACGCGGCGCTTCACGACACCCGCGAGGAGCTTGAACGGCTCCTG belongs to Chloroflexaceae bacterium and includes:
- a CDS encoding S8 family serine peptidase, with amino-acid sequence MQELQQQDPVQQELRAWFAEEPQRVRFYGPVTGNRIVDLDPEEVERLRQEIPGDMVVANQPISVIHPRQTAGRKVSLEEDDYWHLRAIGLEAARSNGFQGSGRDVRVLVLDTGIDESHPELQGKIEQAWFFDPETLQIRAITSYDSDGHGTHVTGLICGDTVGVAPGARIWNGLMLPRRRGTIASFVTALEWAAQHAEVQIVNISAGIHGYVDDLHDSIATLLSVGVLVVCATGNEGVNQTRSPGNYVEVLSVGATTRQGRVASFSSSGTLVVNNHQYSVPDVVAPGAGVFSSVIGGGYEAWDGTSMATGIVSGLAALILERYPAIRVPDLLDTIMSTSLELEQVAVRQGYGLVQVVAAL